One stretch of Campylobacter sp. CCS1377 DNA includes these proteins:
- a CDS encoding citrate/2-methylcitrate synthase, producing MSVSEAKKKQGGLAGVIAGQSAICTCGLGNGLNYHGYGIEELAQNAEFEEVAYLLQFGELPNAKELENYKTKIIAQRALSENLKSVLKAIPKEVHPMNLMQAAVAALGALEGENEDFSNQDEKIIRLLGILPSVLCYWHHWVNSGKEIDFDSKQTSIAGYFLEKLKLESPKKDFIKAMQCSLILYAEHEFNASTFTARICASTKSDIFSAVAAAIGALRGPLHGGANEAAMHLIQSFNSVEDAIKGVNEKLENKELLMGFGHRVYGLGGDPRNALIKVWSKHLGGDNLLFKISEAIEALMKEKRPSLPPNADFYSASAYHFMGIPTEYFTPIFIMSRVSGWCAHIKEQRANNKLIRPSSEYIGVEPRKFVKIQDR from the coding sequence ATGAGTGTAAGTGAAGCAAAGAAAAAACAAGGCGGATTAGCAGGAGTTATTGCGGGGCAAAGTGCAATTTGTACTTGTGGACTTGGAAATGGGCTAAATTATCATGGATATGGCATAGAAGAATTAGCACAGAATGCAGAGTTTGAAGAAGTGGCTTACTTGCTTCAATTTGGAGAATTACCAAACGCAAAAGAATTAGAAAATTACAAAACAAAAATCATTGCTCAAAGAGCTTTGAGTGAGAATTTAAAAAGTGTTTTAAAGGCTATTCCAAAAGAAGTTCATCCTATGAATTTAATGCAAGCAGCTGTTGCAGCATTAGGAGCTTTAGAAGGTGAAAATGAAGATTTTAGCAACCAAGATGAAAAAATCATCAGACTTTTAGGAATTTTACCAAGTGTGCTTTGCTATTGGCATCACTGGGTGAATTCTGGCAAGGAAATTGATTTTGACTCTAAACAAACAAGCATAGCGGGATATTTTTTAGAAAAATTAAAACTTGAGAGCCCAAAAAAAGACTTTATCAAGGCTATGCAGTGTTCATTAATCCTTTATGCAGAGCATGAATTTAATGCTTCGACTTTTACAGCTAGAATTTGTGCTTCAACAAAAAGTGATATTTTTAGTGCAGTTGCTGCGGCTATTGGGGCTTTAAGAGGGCCTTTGCATGGTGGAGCAAATGAAGCGGCTATGCATTTGATACAAAGTTTTAACAGTGTTGAAGATGCCATTAAGGGCGTGAATGAAAAATTGGAAAATAAAGAGCTTTTAATGGGCTTTGGTCACCGTGTTTATGGACTTGGAGGCGATCCTAGAAATGCACTTATTAAAGTATGGAGTAAGCATTTAGGGGGCGATAATTTATTGTTTAAAATCAGCGAAGCTATAGAAGCTTTGATGAAAGAAAAACGCCCAAGTTTGCCGCCAAATGCGGATTTTTATAGTGCTTCAGCTTATCATTTTATGGGAATTCCGACTGAGTATTTTACGCCGATTTTTATTATGAGTCGCGTAAGTGGTTGGTGCGCACACATTAAAGAGCAAAGAGCAAACAATAAACTCATTCGCCCGAGTAGCGAATATATAGGCGTTGAACCAAGAAAATTTGTAAAAATTCAAGACAGATAA
- a CDS encoding DUF2892 domain-containing protein, producing the protein MSNFDKTIRLIIAAIWFFFFGFVCQSWWWVVALFPLLSAVYSYCPLYKIFKKKN; encoded by the coding sequence ATGAGTAATTTTGATAAAACAATAAGATTAATAATCGCAGCAATTTGGTTTTTCTTTTTTGGCTTTGTGTGCCAAAGCTGGTGGTGGGTTGTAGCTTTATTTCCTTTATTAAGTGCGGTTTATAGCTATTGTCCGCTTTATAAGATATTTAAAAAGAAAAACTGA
- a CDS encoding propionyl-CoA synthetase, whose product MGSVYEQTYQESLATPEKFWAEAAKKVHWYNEWDKVLDDSDGHYRWFVGGCMNTCYNALDLHIHNGRGDQLALIYDSPVTDTKKKYTYKQLRDRVAKVAGILANKGVVKGDRVVIYMPMIPEAVIAMLACARLGAIHSVVFGGFAAHELATRIEDAKPRVVISASCGIEVSNIIEYKPILDEAIKKSSHKPTTCLIWQRPQYRANMLPWRDVDWESEEEKTRGVDPVPVLATDPLYILYTSGTTGSPKGVIRSNGGHSVAMKWSMDNIYNAKAGDVFFTASDVGWVVGHSYIVYGPLMNGCTTIVYEGKPVRTPNPSAFWRIIDEYKVNVLFSAPTAFRAIRREDPKAEWLKKFNLESLKAIFVAGERCDSDTLKWIQKVTKKPVVDNWWQTETGWAIAANPMGLDPQVIKAGSPTKPMPGFNLKVLDENGKELGAGKKGALCLKLPLPPACLMGIWENDERYRRGYLDQFPGYYLTGDTGYIDKEGYVYVLGRMDGIINVAGHRLSTGEMEEIISKHPDVAECAVIGVNDELKGELPMGFIVLKNGIERDHRGIVEGVVALVRQEIGAVAAFKIATVVDALPKTRSGKILRKNLREIADGLPLQIPATIEDEKVLKNCEKAINALGYPKNKGEK is encoded by the coding sequence GGCAGTGTTTATGAACAAACTTATCAAGAGTCCTTAGCTACTCCTGAAAAATTTTGGGCTGAAGCAGCAAAAAAAGTCCATTGGTACAATGAGTGGGATAAAGTACTTGATGATAGTGATGGGCATTATAGATGGTTTGTAGGTGGATGTATGAATACTTGCTATAATGCACTTGATTTGCACATTCACAATGGTAGAGGCGATCAGCTTGCTTTGATCTATGATTCACCAGTTACAGATACGAAGAAAAAATATACTTATAAACAACTTAGAGATCGTGTAGCAAAAGTAGCAGGAATTTTAGCAAATAAAGGCGTGGTTAAAGGAGATCGTGTTGTTATTTATATGCCTATGATACCTGAGGCTGTTATTGCTATGCTTGCTTGTGCAAGGCTTGGGGCAATTCACAGTGTGGTATTTGGAGGTTTTGCAGCGCATGAACTTGCTACAAGGATAGAAGATGCCAAACCGCGTGTTGTGATTAGTGCAAGCTGTGGTATTGAAGTGAGTAATATTATAGAGTATAAACCTATTTTAGACGAAGCAATTAAAAAAAGTTCTCATAAACCTACAACTTGCTTGATTTGGCAACGCCCACAATATAGAGCTAATATGCTTCCTTGGCGTGATGTAGATTGGGAAAGCGAAGAAGAAAAAACAAGAGGGGTTGATCCTGTTCCTGTTTTGGCAACAGATCCGCTTTATATACTTTATACCTCAGGAACTACAGGTTCTCCAAAAGGCGTGATTCGATCTAATGGCGGACATTCTGTTGCGATGAAATGGTCGATGGATAATATCTATAATGCAAAAGCTGGAGATGTATTTTTTACAGCTTCAGATGTAGGTTGGGTTGTAGGACACTCTTATATAGTTTATGGACCTTTGATGAATGGTTGCACCACTATTGTATATGAGGGAAAACCTGTCAGAACGCCTAATCCTTCAGCATTTTGGAGAATTATAGATGAGTATAAAGTTAATGTGCTTTTTTCAGCTCCAACAGCTTTTAGAGCGATTCGAAGAGAAGATCCAAAAGCAGAATGGCTTAAGAAATTTAATCTTGAAAGCTTAAAAGCGATTTTTGTAGCAGGGGAGCGATGTGATAGTGATACTTTAAAATGGATACAAAAAGTAACCAAAAAACCTGTTGTGGATAATTGGTGGCAAACTGAAACAGGTTGGGCAATCGCGGCAAATCCTATGGGTTTAGATCCTCAAGTAATTAAAGCAGGAAGTCCAACAAAACCTATGCCAGGCTTTAATCTTAAAGTTTTAGATGAAAATGGCAAGGAGCTTGGAGCTGGAAAAAAAGGTGCTTTATGTCTTAAACTTCCTTTACCTCCTGCTTGTTTGATGGGAATTTGGGAAAATGACGAAAGATATCGTAGAGGGTATTTAGATCAATTCCCAGGATATTATTTAACCGGAGATACTGGCTATATTGACAAAGAAGGTTATGTTTATGTTTTAGGCAGAATGGATGGCATTATCAATGTCGCAGGGCATAGACTATCAACAGGCGAAATGGAAGAGATTATCTCTAAGCATCCTGATGTTGCAGAGTGTGCGGTAATTGGCGTAAATGATGAATTAAAAGGCGAACTTCCTATGGGCTTTATCGTGCTAAAAAATGGAATCGAAAGAGATCATAGAGGCATAGTAGAAGGCGTGGTTGCTTTGGTGCGTCAAGAAATTGGTGCGGTGGCTGCTTTTAAAATTGCTACTGTGGTTGATGCTTTGCCAAAAACAAGAAGTGGAAAAATTTTGCGTAAGAATTTAAGAGAAATTGCAGATGGCTTGCCTTTGCAAATTCCAGCCACTATAGAAGATGAAAAAGTTTTAAAAAATTGTGAAAAAGCAATTAATGCTTTAGGCTATCCAAAAAACAAAGGAGAGAAATAA
- a CDS encoding FAD-dependent oxidoreductase: MKDSHQKNRRALLKLMGLGGVATLGASNVILPKQVKAENSFAPKIAIIGAGLGGITMSAHLKDILPRASITLFDKKETMYYEPGFTLIAAGIYTKEDVEYNKADLIQDGITWIKEDISKIEPKQNKLKTETNAEYNYDYLIIATGVHYEFEKVKGLDLNTIHDPNSNITSIYTVNGAVKARDFIQKLVKNGGRAVFAEPNTAIKCGGANKKVNFLLEDLAVKENSRDKVEMLLCVGGNSMLSSPAHAMMIEQFYIERKMPYLKQHLLVEVDTKNNIAIFDKLMPYSENGIKKVARERFESKFDYLFVIPRMITTPIISEAGLGVSKGDVEGNWVDVDQYTLQHKKYDNIFAIGDCAGVPKGKTGASIRKQYPVIGANILSHLQGKELTAKFSGYTACPLLTRYGKAVMVEFDYEGTAPTLECMGATRESWMNWFVKVYLMKPMVMKAMINAKA; encoded by the coding sequence ATGAAAGATTCTCACCAAAAAAATCGTAGAGCTTTACTTAAACTTATGGGACTTGGCGGAGTTGCCACATTAGGAGCTAGTAATGTGATTTTACCAAAACAAGTTAAGGCAGAAAATTCTTTTGCACCAAAAATTGCTATCATTGGAGCTGGACTTGGAGGCATTACCATGTCAGCACATTTAAAGGATATTCTACCTCGTGCTTCAATCACACTTTTTGACAAAAAAGAAACCATGTATTATGAGCCAGGTTTTACTTTGATTGCGGCTGGAATTTACACAAAAGAAGATGTGGAGTATAATAAAGCCGATCTCATTCAAGATGGCATTACTTGGATTAAAGAAGATATCAGTAAAATAGAACCTAAGCAAAATAAGCTTAAAACTGAAACAAATGCAGAATACAACTATGATTACCTCATCATCGCAACAGGCGTGCATTATGAATTTGAAAAGGTAAAAGGACTTGATCTTAATACCATACACGATCCAAATTCAAATATCACAAGCATTTATACTGTCAATGGAGCTGTAAAAGCAAGAGATTTTATACAAAAACTTGTAAAAAATGGCGGAAGAGCTGTATTTGCAGAACCAAATACTGCGATTAAATGCGGTGGGGCAAATAAAAAAGTGAATTTTTTACTTGAAGATTTAGCTGTGAAAGAAAATTCAAGAGATAAAGTTGAAATGCTACTTTGCGTGGGTGGAAATTCCATGCTTTCAAGCCCAGCTCACGCTATGATGATAGAGCAATTTTATATAGAAAGAAAAATGCCTTATTTAAAACAACATTTGCTCGTTGAAGTTGATACTAAAAATAATATCGCTATTTTTGATAAGCTTATGCCTTATAGTGAAAATGGGATTAAAAAGGTTGCTAGAGAAAGATTTGAGAGTAAATTTGATTATTTATTTGTCATACCTAGAATGATTACAACTCCAATTATTAGCGAAGCAGGACTTGGGGTTAGCAAAGGCGATGTAGAAGGAAACTGGGTTGATGTGGATCAATACACCTTGCAACACAAAAAATACGATAATATCTTTGCCATAGGCGATTGTGCCGGAGTTCCTAAAGGAAAAACAGGCGCAAGTATTAGAAAGCAATACCCAGTAATTGGCGCAAACATACTTTCGCATTTACAAGGCAAGGAACTCACTGCCAAATTTAGTGGCTACACTGCTTGTCCTTTGCTTACAAGATACGGAAAAGCCGTGATGGTTGAATTTGATTATGAAGGCACAGCTCCGACTTTAGAATGTATGGGTGCAACAAGAGAAAGCTGGATGAATTGGTTTGTTAAAGTTTATTTGATGAAACCAATGGTAATGAAAGCTATGATAAATGCTAAAGCATAA
- a CDS encoding flagellar basal body P-ring protein FlgI encodes MRIALVFAFFTLSVFGVQIKDVANTVGVRDNQLIGYGLVVGLNGSGDGTSSKFTLQSISNLLQGMNIKVNPNDIKSKNTAAVMVTAKLPAFAKSGDKLDIVVSSMGDAKSLQGGTLLLTALRGIDGEIYAIAQGSLSIGGLSARPGGNGGNHSTAATVLGGAHVEREIMQNFENNDLTLSLKNADFKTASDIERVLNAMFEDGVAKAVDSRTIKLKKPEDLSAVEFMARVLEQDIAYTPESKVIIDERTGTVIAGVDIEVEPVLITHKDITIKVDPNIATLDATQGMDMKDGGMIDPASNMLRINTPKTTVANIARMLNKLGATPNDIIAIMENLKRAGAINAELEVI; translated from the coding sequence ATGAGAATTGCACTTGTTTTTGCATTTTTTACCTTGAGTGTTTTTGGGGTGCAAATTAAAGATGTAGCAAATACAGTAGGCGTTAGGGATAATCAACTCATAGGATATGGTTTGGTTGTTGGACTTAATGGAAGTGGCGATGGGACTAGTTCTAAATTCACCCTACAATCCATTTCAAATTTACTTCAAGGAATGAATATCAAAGTCAATCCTAATGATATCAAGTCAAAAAATACAGCCGCAGTAATGGTAACGGCAAAGCTTCCAGCCTTTGCAAAATCAGGAGATAAGCTTGATATCGTCGTTTCGTCTATGGGCGATGCAAAATCTTTGCAAGGTGGGACACTTTTACTGACAGCATTGCGCGGAATTGATGGGGAAATTTATGCTATTGCGCAAGGTTCTCTTTCTATTGGCGGTTTGAGTGCTAGACCAGGAGGAAATGGGGGAAATCACTCCACTGCTGCAACTGTTTTAGGTGGAGCACATGTAGAAAGAGAAATCATGCAAAATTTTGAAAACAATGATTTAACTTTAAGTCTTAAAAATGCAGATTTTAAAACAGCAAGTGATATTGAGAGAGTTTTAAATGCTATGTTTGAAGATGGTGTTGCAAAGGCTGTGGATTCAAGAACGATAAAACTTAAAAAACCTGAAGATCTTTCAGCGGTAGAATTTATGGCAAGGGTTTTAGAGCAAGACATTGCATATACTCCAGAAAGCAAAGTCATTATTGATGAAAGAACAGGGACAGTTATCGCAGGAGTGGATATAGAAGTGGAGCCAGTGCTTATTACGCATAAGGATATTACTATAAAAGTAGACCCTAATATTGCAACACTTGATGCCACGCAAGGAATGGATATGAAAGATGGTGGAATGATAGATCCTGCGTCAAATATGTTAAGAATCAATACACCAAAAACCACAGTGGCAAATATCGCAAGAATGCTAAATAAGCTAGGTGCTACGCCAAATGATATTATCGCGATTATGGAAAATTTAAAAAGAGCAGGCGCGATTAATGCAGAACTCGAGGTTATTTGA
- a CDS encoding DMT family transporter, with translation MLKNPKFQAFFFAFLAAIFNAFVGIFSVFLFRKGFMSFEVAFYKCFVASLILFAILIYMRKLGALLVFIKQKIFTLLLLAFFGFFMLYHFESAAYTSISVANVVFVLFGVGMIIAFICEALDAKRFFHLNELLAMVFTLLGLWMIFLAEGGTLENFTHLKGLINAILAGLGYALFLFFTRKLKLGFGLIPLCALLFIGSLYLSIPLFGANLNLNFSLESFILILALAFLPTIGGFYCTTRALSFAKSNSVQLIELSEPLFAMLFGFLFLAQSISFLQILGGVFILFAIFIH, from the coding sequence ATGCTAAAAAATCCTAAATTTCAAGCTTTCTTTTTTGCTTTTTTAGCCGCTATATTTAACGCTTTTGTTGGAATTTTTAGCGTTTTTCTTTTTAGAAAAGGTTTTATGAGTTTTGAAGTAGCTTTTTATAAATGTTTTGTGGCTAGTTTGATTTTGTTTGCGATTTTAATTTATATGAGAAAATTGGGTGCTTTGCTAGTTTTTATCAAACAGAAAATTTTCACACTTTTACTTCTTGCTTTTTTTGGATTTTTTATGCTTTATCATTTTGAGAGTGCTGCTTATACAAGTATAAGTGTGGCTAATGTAGTTTTTGTGCTTTTTGGTGTGGGGATGATTATCGCTTTTATTTGTGAAGCATTGGATGCTAAACGCTTTTTTCATTTAAATGAGCTTTTGGCTATGGTTTTTACACTTTTGGGGCTTTGGATGATTTTTTTGGCTGAAGGTGGAACTTTGGAAAATTTCACTCATTTAAAAGGCCTGATAAATGCTATTTTAGCAGGACTTGGTTATGCTTTATTTTTGTTTTTTACTAGAAAATTAAAACTGGGTTTTGGATTAATTCCTCTTTGTGCTTTGCTTTTTATAGGAAGTTTGTATTTGAGCATTCCTTTGTTTGGAGCAAATTTAAATCTTAATTTTTCTTTAGAGAGTTTTATCTTAATTTTAGCTTTGGCGTTTTTGCCTACTATAGGTGGATTTTACTGCACTACTAGAGCCTTAAGTTTTGCAAAGTCAAATTCAGTCCAGCTTATAGAACTTAGTGAGCCTTTATTTGCTATGCTTTTTGGGTTTTTATTTTTGGCTCAAAGTATTTCATTTTTGCAAATTTTAGGTGGAGTTTTTATACTTTTTGCTATTTTTATCCACTAA
- the prpB gene encoding methylisocitrate lyase, translating to MSAGKKFKELVKTNKPLMIVGAVNAYSALQATKIGHKALYLSGSGVASASYGLPDLGIIALEEVCIDVRRICSRVDTPLLVDADTGFGGAFNIARTIKELIRAGAAAAHIEDQVAQKRCGHRPNKELVSTEEMCDRIKAAMDAKIDPDFVVMARTDAHAIEGQQRAIERALAYVEAGAEMIFAEAIHTLEEYEQFTKVIKVPVLANITEFGKTPYFSTDELAKVGISMVLYPLSANRAMNKAAVQVYESILKNGHQKEVLDIMQTREELYEMLDYYAYEKKLDDLFKRSAK from the coding sequence ATGAGTGCAGGAAAAAAATTTAAAGAATTGGTTAAAACAAATAAGCCCTTGATGATAGTAGGTGCAGTTAATGCGTATTCAGCTTTGCAAGCTACAAAAATAGGGCATAAAGCTCTTTATCTATCAGGAAGTGGTGTGGCAAGTGCGAGTTATGGCTTGCCTGATCTTGGCATTATCGCACTTGAAGAAGTTTGCATTGATGTTAGACGCATTTGCTCAAGAGTGGATACTCCTTTGCTTGTTGATGCAGATACAGGCTTTGGTGGAGCTTTTAATATAGCAAGGACTATTAAGGAATTAATCCGCGCAGGTGCAGCAGCCGCACACATTGAAGATCAAGTCGCACAAAAAAGATGCGGACATCGTCCAAATAAAGAGCTTGTAAGCACAGAAGAAATGTGCGATCGCATTAAAGCAGCTATGGATGCTAAAATCGATCCTGATTTTGTTGTTATGGCAAGAACAGATGCACATGCCATTGAAGGACAGCAAAGAGCTATTGAAAGGGCTTTAGCTTATGTTGAAGCAGGGGCTGAAATGATTTTTGCAGAAGCCATTCATACTTTAGAAGAATACGAGCAATTCACAAAAGTGATTAAAGTGCCGGTTTTGGCTAACATCACTGAATTTGGAAAAACTCCTTATTTTAGCACCGATGAGCTTGCTAAGGTTGGCATTTCAATGGTGCTTTATCCTTTAAGCGCAAATCGTGCGATGAATAAAGCTGCAGTGCAAGTTTATGAAAGCATATTAAAAAATGGACATCAAAAAGAAGTCTTAGATATCATGCAAACAAGAGAAGAGCTTTATGAAATGCTTGATTATTATGCTTATGAGAAAAAATTAGATGATTTATTTAAAAGGAGTGCTAAATGA
- a CDS encoding fatty acid desaturase family protein: MAKNRKLNDFLGKYPSGYLIFQTFEKYRQSHVIKHHGFLGIENKDPDYDFYIQSKLFASRSLKEFIFRHLILPLFLGKTFDFISYLIRNRLGDFKDKEIKYLILFWIAIFGICFYVNVLDILLMYWFVPLLTSFPMVGHFIEMAEHFPIIKNKREIEKSWNRFGNKIELFFTGLHKENYHLIRHLFANIPFWNLDKAHNILCKNEEYRLLNSNMGGIFSSSNKASSL, encoded by the coding sequence ATTGCAAAAAATAGAAAATTAAATGATTTTTTAGGTAAATATCCAAGCGGATATCTTATTTTTCAGACTTTTGAAAAATACAGACAAAGTCATGTTATTAAACATCATGGTTTTTTAGGAATTGAAAATAAAGATCCTGATTATGATTTTTATATACAATCAAAGCTTTTTGCTTCCCGTTCTTTAAAAGAATTTATTTTTAGGCACCTTATCTTGCCTTTGTTTTTGGGTAAGACTTTTGATTTTATTTCTTATCTTATAAGAAATCGCTTGGGTGATTTTAAGGATAAAGAAATTAAATATCTTATTTTATTTTGGATTGCTATTTTTGGTATTTGTTTTTATGTTAATGTTCTTGATATTTTGTTAATGTATTGGTTTGTGCCTTTACTTACAAGTTTTCCTATGGTAGGACATTTTATAGAGATGGCAGAACATTTTCCTATTATAAAAAACAAAAGAGAAATAGAAAAATCTTGGAATAGATTTGGCAATAAAATTGAATTATTTTTTACTGGCTTACATAAGGAAAATTATCATTTAATCCGCCATTTGTTTGCAAATATTCCTTTTTGGAATTTAGATAAAGCTCATAATATTTTATGTAAAAATGAAGAATACAGACTTTTAAACTCTAATATGGGAGGTATTTTTAGCTCTTCAAATAAAGCTTCCTCTCTATGA
- the prpD gene encoding 2-methylcitrate dehydratase, with protein sequence MSDMGILEAKRPEFDELLTKIAKYADEFEITSDLALETARYCLMDTIGCGLLALKYPACTKLLGPSVEGAEFRPLGAKVFGTSYQLEPIRGAFNVGAMVRWLDFNDTWLAAEWGHPSDNLGAIWAVADYVSRKNISEGKEPLKVKCVLEAMIKAHEIQGVLALENCFNKVGMDHVLLVRIASTAVAAKLLGCNFEEIRNAISHAFIDGGALRTYRHAPNTGSRKSWAAGDASSRGVDLALKAKTGEMGYPSALSAKFWGYEDVKMKGQKLTIPQEFGSYVMENVLFKISFPAEFHAQTAVEAALALHDEVKDRLDQIEKIIITTQESGHRIINKVGELANPADRDHCIQYMVAVPLIFGRLNADDYEDSVASDERIDALRAKMQVEVDDRYTKEYLESDKRSIANAVQVFFKDGTSTKKVEVEYPIGHKRRRNEGIPLLIAKFKANLATRLSPKQCEKIMQICEDQKSLEQMNFNEFSDLFWMG encoded by the coding sequence ATGAGTGATATGGGAATTTTAGAGGCAAAACGCCCTGAATTTGATGAACTTTTGACAAAAATTGCAAAATATGCTGATGAATTTGAAATCACAAGTGATTTGGCTTTAGAAACGGCTAGATATTGTTTAATGGATACTATAGGTTGTGGGCTTTTAGCGCTTAAATATCCTGCTTGCACTAAGCTTTTAGGGCCAAGTGTTGAAGGGGCTGAATTTAGACCTTTAGGTGCAAAAGTATTTGGAACTTCTTATCAATTAGAGCCAATCCGCGGGGCTTTTAATGTGGGTGCTATGGTAAGATGGCTTGATTTTAATGATACATGGCTTGCAGCTGAATGGGGACATCCAAGTGATAATTTAGGTGCGATTTGGGCGGTAGCTGATTATGTAAGTCGTAAAAATATCTCTGAGGGAAAAGAGCCTTTGAAAGTAAAATGTGTGTTAGAAGCTATGATAAAAGCTCATGAAATTCAAGGAGTTTTGGCACTTGAAAATTGCTTTAATAAAGTAGGAATGGATCATGTTTTACTTGTAAGAATAGCAAGTACTGCAGTAGCTGCAAAGCTTTTGGGTTGTAATTTTGAAGAAATTCGCAATGCCATTTCTCATGCCTTTATTGATGGCGGAGCTTTAAGAACTTATCGTCACGCGCCAAATACAGGTAGTAGGAAAAGTTGGGCAGCAGGTGATGCTTCAAGTCGCGGGGTGGATCTTGCTTTAAAAGCTAAAACAGGAGAGATGGGCTATCCATCAGCTTTAAGTGCTAAATTTTGGGGTTATGAAGATGTGAAAATGAAAGGACAAAAACTCACTATTCCTCAAGAATTTGGCTCTTATGTAATGGAAAATGTTTTGTTTAAAATTTCTTTCCCAGCTGAATTTCACGCACAAACCGCAGTAGAAGCAGCTTTGGCCTTACATGATGAGGTAAAAGATCGTTTGGATCAAATAGAAAAAATCATCATCACAACTCAAGAATCAGGCCATCGCATCATCAATAAAGTAGGTGAGCTTGCAAACCCTGCTGATAGAGATCATTGTATCCAGTATATGGTCGCTGTGCCGCTTATATTTGGACGTTTAAATGCAGATGATTATGAAGATAGTGTTGCAAGCGATGAAAGAATTGATGCTTTAAGAGCTAAAATGCAAGTAGAAGTGGATGATCGCTATACAAAAGAGTATTTAGAAAGTGATAAAAGAAGCATAGCTAATGCCGTGCAAGTTTTCTTTAAAGATGGCACAAGCACAAAAAAAGTCGAAGTTGAATACCCTATAGGACATAAAAGACGCAGAAATGAAGGAATCCCTCTTTTAATCGCCAAATTTAAAGCCAATCTTGCTACGCGTTTAAGTCCAAAACAATGCGAAAAAATCATGCAAATTTGCGAAGATCAAAAAAGCTTAGAGCAAATGAATTTTAACGAATTTAGCGATCTTTTTTGGATGGGTTAA